From Paraburkholderia fungorum, the proteins below share one genomic window:
- a CDS encoding YDG domain-containing protein, giving the protein MNHIYRLCWSRSLRQWIVASELARRRSGNGGSTVRHGVRHVITVLATCAPFLWSGTVYSAGGPIGGQVTAGSATISQSGTKTTIQQGSPTLQLSWQSFNVGAAQSVDFVQPGRSSIAVNRILGSTPSQILGRLSANGQVWLINPNGVLFGPSAQVNVGGIVASTLDLDSGTLNSNNRVFAGNGKGAIVNQGSIVAADGGYVALLGNHVSNQGIVSARLGTIALAGGSAATLTFDGSQLVHIQVSASTLDNLAENRQLLVADGGQVIMTAGAKDALLASAVNNTGKIRAQTVADHDGKIVLLGSMTAGSVNVGGTLDASAPNGGNGGSIETSAAQFNLAPDAHITAAAPSGRAGTWLVDPTDLTIDATAASQISSTLNGGTNVVEQTTASGATGAGVQTPGAGDINVNSAIGWTNASASLTLQALNAINVNAAVTGAGAVTMQAGTGNLTIAAGAAITGGAGVTLATNANFINNAGAAAVSTGTSAAWRIDSTDPRLDTPDGLTPSFIQYNATSSTTPAASGNGFLYSLAPTITLTGLTGSVTKVYDGAPTANLTSANLQTTGLVNGDVVASATGTYATSNAGTDIVVSSPTTFAGVVIHTSTGITAYGYQARGQASADIGTITPAPLTASIVNNPTTVYDGTTSASLTASNYSFTGFVAGQGASVNQASSVAYASADAGTGIAVNAAFTPSNFVANSGTNLANYTLPTAATGPGTITPAPLLISGLIASNKVYDGTRAATLDSTGASLFGVISGDSGQVALQTGGATGTFVSPNVGNHISVVPSGFTLTGAKAGDYEISPPAYLAANITPKTVTITGVTANDKVYDATTTATLNLGSATVSGLVPSDAGTVTLSTLAATGTFSQSDVGNALPVSANGFSLGGPGAGNYTVAGISGLAANITPAPLTITFVGSPTKVYDGSATATLTQSNYTISGFVGGQSAAIGQNSASYATANAGTGITVTAALRPSDFVPAAGTSMSNYTFPGSLSTPTGIITPAPVEVDIINNPTKVFDGTATASLGAGNYQVLGAIPGESIALNPAPATGAYATSNVGYQGVSATLGVGNFQAGANTLLSNYDLPATATGMGTIVKRPINGEVTASITNNPSKTYDGNTIATIPANDFTFSGFIGTDSATVSNTITGQYATKNAGSQAVTASLAQADITPGAGTNLNNYSFPISAYGTGTILPAQLVVTIIGNPTKVYNGDNVARIGSSNLQTTGFVSGEGASITPSAQFSYAQANAGTWAINGSLVPGNYTANSGTLLTNYLLPTMASGPGTITPAPVFILNTFASNKVYDTTTADTLNVSSASLSGVIAGDTGNVTLNTSTTGTFAQSSVGNGIAVAASGFSISGSAAGNYTLQPLTGLTANITPAPLIVNGAVANNKPYDGTTAATINSSNATVSGVLGTDSVTLASGSASGQFPTSNVGTNLQVTASGFTLSGAQAGNYAVSQPSNLLADITPAPLTVTIIGNPVKEYDGTKSVTLGASDFAITGFVGNQSATVTQTASSGYLSPNVGTNVGLGATLEPSDYTSALGTNLSNYNLPTQASGTLGQITARVINLTGTRVYDATTNADASLFSSAGQVSGVNGETLTVSGVGTLSTKDVGRQIPFSNFGTLALGNGTGLAANYTLAGGTDWVTITPAMLTVLNTIALNKTYDGTTTATLQNALLSGVLGSDSVVLGNSATGNFNNKNVGTGKPVSTGMTISGTDAANYTLAQPTGVTADITAALIGVTATGINKQYDGTTAAQVNLASPGLVAGDNVSFSGYTATFSQANVGSNLPVAVIGIGLSGADAGNYTLLNSTANTTANITPRVLNLQGTRVYDTTTNAVSSLFATSGSINGVNGESLTLSGTGTLPSKNVGNQVALSSFGTLALSDGTGLASNYTLTGGTDWVTVTPATLTVANTVAQSKQYDGNTNAQLTGATLQGVLGSDNVVLGADTVGQFNDKNVGTGKPVTTSMTTSGTDAGNYLLVQPAGLTASITTLPIIVVSATGSNKVYDATTTATVALTSANVVPGDNVTFSDSAANFATKNVGTNIGITVSGISVSGADAGNYALQTTSATTSANITPFVLNLQGARVYDSTTSANAALFGSNGVLTGTGGETLTLSGAGTLASKNVNAAQPFATNGLGGFTLTGNSGALSSNYTFAGGTDWVNITPATLGVTGTTVNPKVYDSTTAATLSGASLTGLFAGDAVTLGNDTTGTFADKNVGNGKAVTPSTMTISGNDAGNYVLTQPAGLTGNITPLGITVNATAQNKTYDGTTAATTSVASNGVLPGDTVNFSFTPGNANFATPNAGNGILVTVNGIAASGADVGNYTYNATATTTANILPFVLNLTATRTYDSTASASASLFGNNGVLTGTNGETLTLSGTGTLITKNVGSQIPFTATGLNGSLTGNGGALPGNYTFAGGTDWVTIIPLAITVNASAENRYYNGLTSATAAIIATGVLPGDTVNFAFTGANFATPNAGNGIPVTVNGISATGAAATNYTYNTTATTSANILPYVLGLQGTRVYDGTTGANAALFGNNGVLTGADGETLTLSGSGTLAGKNVNSQQAFAANGIAGFTLSGNNGALASNYTLGNGIGDWVSITPKPISITAIGDNKIYDGTTAAQLASFNVTGLIAGDNVSVGYTGANFITRNVGTNIPITVGLYGDGTDIANYTFGSTVVVTSANITPRALTITAGAQNKTYDATTTALLSGLTVNGLVAGDSATFTAGSANFATPNVGNNISVSVAGIAGTGSDLGNYTYNNTATTSADILPAVLNLTGSRVYDGTNQAGASLFGNGGQLAGVAGQTLTLTGSGTVSSRNVGQQQPFSAGGLSGYTLTGNGSTLASNYTLAGGVDWVSITPLAVTVTATGANKIYDSTRTATVSLASSGILSGDSVSFSAQSSNFVTPNAGNNIPVLVTGIAGSGADVGNYTFNSVATTSAAITPFVVNLTGSRVYDAGTSATASLFGTQGTLEGVNGETLTLSGTGTLSTKNVGNQVAFASGGLGGYALTGNGAALASNYTLLGGVDWVSITPATLTVLGTRTTNRTYDGTVLDALSGDRLSGVLGSDGVALGNDSVGYFKDPSPGINKPVGTAMTINGPDAGNYVLVQPSGLSADIVTPVAPVPSGALANVLAPLGANGVDTPYGTASDSARGHYSGNQMESDQSNQRNVSRSDFQPGLALTVLNGGVHLPAH; this is encoded by the coding sequence ATGAATCACATTTATCGCTTGTGCTGGAGCCGTTCGTTGAGGCAATGGATCGTCGCATCGGAGCTTGCGCGTCGACGCTCCGGCAACGGCGGGAGCACGGTCCGTCACGGCGTGCGACATGTGATTACCGTCCTCGCGACCTGCGCCCCGTTCCTGTGGTCCGGTACGGTGTACTCGGCGGGCGGTCCGATTGGCGGCCAGGTCACTGCAGGCAGCGCAACGATCAGCCAGTCGGGCACGAAGACCACCATCCAGCAAGGCAGCCCTACCCTCCAGCTAAGCTGGCAGAGTTTCAACGTGGGCGCGGCCCAATCCGTGGATTTCGTTCAGCCCGGACGCAGTTCAATTGCCGTCAATCGTATTTTGGGCAGTACCCCCAGTCAGATTCTCGGACGCCTGAGCGCTAACGGGCAGGTGTGGCTCATCAATCCGAACGGCGTGCTGTTCGGGCCGTCGGCGCAAGTGAACGTTGGAGGAATCGTCGCCTCCACGCTCGATCTCGACTCAGGCACGCTCAACAGCAATAACCGGGTGTTTGCGGGTAACGGCAAAGGCGCGATCGTCAATCAGGGCTCGATTGTCGCGGCCGACGGCGGTTACGTGGCGCTGCTCGGCAATCACGTGTCGAACCAGGGCATCGTCAGCGCGCGGCTTGGCACGATTGCACTGGCTGGCGGCAGCGCGGCCACGCTCACCTTTGACGGCTCGCAACTCGTTCACATACAGGTGAGCGCCAGCACGCTCGACAATCTCGCCGAGAACCGCCAGCTTCTGGTGGCCGATGGTGGTCAGGTCATCATGACCGCCGGCGCGAAGGATGCGCTACTCGCCAGCGCGGTGAACAACACCGGCAAAATCCGCGCGCAGACCGTCGCGGATCATGACGGCAAAATCGTGCTGCTTGGCAGCATGACGGCGGGATCGGTCAACGTCGGCGGCACGCTGGATGCTAGCGCGCCGAATGGCGGCAACGGCGGGTCGATCGAAACATCGGCGGCGCAATTCAACCTCGCGCCTGACGCGCACATCACGGCGGCGGCGCCGTCAGGACGCGCGGGCACCTGGCTGGTCGACCCAACCGATCTGACCATCGACGCCACCGCCGCGAGCCAGATTTCGAGCACGCTGAACGGCGGCACAAACGTGGTCGAACAAACCACGGCGTCGGGCGCGACAGGCGCTGGCGTGCAAACGCCGGGCGCGGGCGACATCAACGTCAATTCCGCGATCGGCTGGACCAACGCGTCGGCGAGCCTCACGCTGCAGGCGCTCAACGCAATCAACGTGAATGCGGCCGTCACCGGCGCGGGCGCGGTGACCATGCAGGCGGGCACCGGTAACCTGACGATCGCGGCGGGCGCGGCGATCACGGGAGGCGCAGGCGTCACGCTGGCGACGAACGCGAATTTCATCAACAACGCGGGCGCGGCGGCCGTCAGCACAGGCACTTCGGCAGCATGGCGCATCGACTCGACCGACCCGCGGCTCGACACCCCAGACGGGCTCACACCCTCGTTCATCCAGTACAACGCGACGTCCAGTACGACCCCGGCAGCCTCCGGCAACGGCTTCCTCTACAGCCTCGCGCCCACCATCACCCTGACCGGCCTAACCGGCAGCGTGACCAAGGTGTACGACGGCGCGCCCACCGCCAACCTGACCAGCGCGAATCTGCAGACGACCGGGCTCGTCAACGGCGATGTCGTGGCCAGCGCAACGGGCACGTATGCGACCTCCAACGCCGGCACGGACATCGTGGTGAGCTCGCCGACGACCTTCGCCGGCGTCGTCATCCATACGTCGACCGGCATCACGGCGTATGGCTACCAGGCGAGAGGCCAGGCGTCGGCCGACATCGGCACCATCACGCCTGCACCGCTCACTGCGAGCATCGTCAACAATCCGACGACGGTGTACGACGGCACCACTTCGGCGTCGCTCACGGCCAGCAACTATAGCTTTACGGGGTTTGTTGCCGGCCAGGGCGCAAGCGTCAATCAGGCCAGTTCGGTTGCCTACGCGAGCGCCGACGCGGGCACCGGTATTGCCGTCAACGCCGCGTTCACGCCGAGCAATTTCGTCGCCAATAGCGGCACCAATCTGGCCAATTACACGTTGCCCACTGCGGCGACCGGACCCGGCACCATCACGCCCGCGCCTTTGCTGATCAGCGGGCTCATCGCCAGCAACAAGGTCTATGACGGCACCCGCGCCGCCACGCTCGACTCGACCGGCGCGTCGCTGTTCGGCGTGATCAGCGGGGACAGCGGACAGGTCGCGCTGCAAACAGGCGGCGCAACGGGCACCTTCGTTTCGCCCAACGTCGGCAACCACATCTCCGTCGTGCCGTCGGGCTTCACGCTGACGGGTGCCAAAGCAGGCGATTACGAGATTTCGCCACCGGCCTATCTCGCCGCCAACATCACGCCGAAGACCGTCACGATTACCGGTGTCACCGCCAACGACAAGGTGTATGACGCCACCACCACGGCGACGCTAAACCTGGGCAGCGCCACCGTCTCAGGGCTCGTGCCGTCCGACGCCGGCACTGTCACGCTCTCGACGCTCGCGGCCACCGGCACGTTCAGTCAGTCCGATGTCGGCAACGCGCTGCCTGTTTCGGCCAACGGCTTCTCTCTGGGCGGCCCGGGGGCCGGCAATTACACCGTGGCCGGGATCAGCGGCCTCGCCGCGAACATCACGCCGGCACCGCTGACGATCACGTTTGTCGGCTCGCCGACCAAGGTGTATGACGGCAGCGCCACTGCCACGCTGACCCAGTCGAACTACACCATCTCGGGTTTCGTGGGCGGACAGAGCGCCGCGATCGGACAAAATTCGGCTTCCTATGCGACGGCTAACGCAGGCACCGGCATTACTGTCACCGCTGCGCTCAGACCTTCTGATTTCGTGCCCGCCGCTGGCACATCAATGTCGAATTACACGTTTCCGGGGAGCCTGTCGACGCCGACCGGCATCATCACGCCCGCGCCCGTCGAAGTCGACATCATCAACAATCCCACCAAGGTATTCGACGGCACGGCGACCGCGTCGCTTGGGGCCGGCAACTATCAGGTGCTCGGCGCGATTCCGGGCGAATCCATCGCCCTGAATCCGGCTCCGGCGACCGGTGCTTATGCCACCTCCAACGTCGGCTATCAGGGCGTGAGCGCGACACTGGGCGTGGGCAATTTCCAGGCGGGCGCGAACACCCTGCTCTCCAACTACGACCTGCCGGCCACCGCAACCGGCATGGGCACCATCGTGAAGCGGCCGATCAACGGTGAAGTGACGGCGTCGATCACCAACAATCCGTCGAAGACCTACGACGGCAACACGATCGCCACCATCCCCGCCAACGACTTCACGTTCAGCGGCTTCATCGGCACGGACAGCGCGACGGTGTCGAACACCATCACCGGTCAGTACGCGACGAAGAACGCAGGCTCGCAGGCAGTGACAGCTTCGCTGGCGCAAGCTGATATCACCCCGGGGGCGGGCACGAACCTGAACAACTATTCGTTCCCGATCTCGGCATACGGGACGGGCACCATCCTCCCGGCCCAACTCGTCGTCACGATCATCGGCAACCCGACCAAGGTCTATAACGGCGACAACGTCGCGCGAATTGGCAGCAGCAACCTGCAGACCACCGGATTCGTCAGCGGCGAAGGCGCGAGCATCACGCCAAGCGCGCAATTCAGCTACGCGCAGGCCAACGCGGGCACCTGGGCGATTAATGGCTCGCTCGTGCCGGGCAACTATACGGCCAACAGCGGCACGCTCCTCACCAACTACCTGCTGCCGACGATGGCGTCCGGTCCCGGCACGATCACGCCCGCGCCGGTTTTTATCCTCAACACCTTCGCGAGCAACAAGGTCTATGACACGACGACCGCCGACACGCTCAATGTCAGCAGCGCGTCGCTTTCGGGCGTGATTGCCGGCGACACCGGCAACGTCACACTCAATACCTCCACCACGGGTACGTTCGCGCAATCCAGTGTCGGCAACGGAATTGCCGTGGCGGCGAGCGGCTTCAGCATTTCGGGCAGTGCGGCGGGCAATTACACCTTGCAGCCGCTCACCGGGCTCACCGCGAACATCACGCCCGCGCCGTTGATCGTGAACGGCGCCGTGGCGAATAACAAACCCTATGACGGCACGACCGCCGCCACGATCAACAGCAGTAACGCGACGGTGTCCGGCGTGCTCGGCACCGACAGCGTCACGCTCGCGTCGGGCAGCGCCAGCGGTCAGTTCCCCACGTCGAACGTGGGCACCAATCTTCAGGTCACCGCGAGCGGCTTTACGCTGAGCGGCGCCCAGGCGGGTAACTATGCGGTGTCGCAGCCGTCGAACCTGCTCGCGGACATCACGCCCGCGCCGCTCACGGTGACGATCATCGGCAACCCGGTCAAGGAATACGACGGGACAAAATCGGTGACGCTGGGCGCGTCCGACTTCGCGATTACGGGCTTCGTCGGCAACCAGAGCGCCACGGTCACGCAGACTGCATCGAGCGGCTATCTCTCGCCGAATGTCGGCACGAACGTCGGCCTCGGTGCGACGCTGGAACCGTCGGACTACACCTCGGCGCTGGGCACCAACCTGTCGAACTACAACCTGCCCACCCAGGCGAGCGGCACGCTCGGTCAGATTACGGCAAGGGTCATCAACCTGACCGGCACGCGTGTTTACGACGCCACCACCAATGCCGATGCCAGCCTGTTCTCGAGCGCCGGTCAGGTTAGCGGCGTCAACGGCGAAACATTGACGGTGAGCGGCGTCGGCACGCTGTCGACGAAAGACGTCGGCAGACAGATTCCTTTCTCCAACTTCGGCACGCTGGCGCTGGGCAACGGCACCGGACTCGCGGCCAACTACACCCTCGCGGGCGGCACCGACTGGGTGACCATTACGCCCGCGATGCTCACGGTGCTCAATACGATTGCGCTCAACAAGACCTACGACGGCACGACCACGGCAACTTTGCAGAACGCACTGCTGAGCGGTGTGCTGGGCAGCGACAGCGTCGTGCTGGGTAACAGCGCAACCGGCAACTTCAACAACAAGAATGTGGGCACGGGCAAGCCGGTGAGCACAGGCATGACGATCTCCGGCACGGACGCGGCCAACTACACGCTGGCGCAGCCCACTGGCGTCACGGCCGATATCACCGCCGCGCTCATCGGCGTGACGGCCACCGGCATCAACAAGCAGTACGACGGCACGACGGCCGCCCAGGTCAACCTGGCGAGCCCCGGACTGGTGGCGGGTGACAACGTGAGCTTCTCCGGCTACACCGCCACCTTCTCGCAGGCCAATGTCGGCAGCAATCTGCCGGTTGCGGTGATAGGCATCGGACTGAGCGGCGCCGATGCAGGCAACTACACGTTGCTGAATTCCACAGCCAACACCACGGCGAATATCACGCCGCGCGTGCTGAACCTTCAGGGCACGCGTGTCTACGACACCACGACCAATGCTGTCTCCAGCCTGTTCGCGACGAGCGGCTCGATCAATGGCGTCAACGGCGAGTCGTTGACCCTGAGCGGCACCGGCACGCTCCCCAGCAAAAACGTGGGCAACCAGGTGGCGCTTTCCAGTTTCGGCACACTCGCGCTCAGCGACGGCACCGGCCTTGCGAGCAACTACACGCTCACCGGCGGCACGGATTGGGTAACGGTCACCCCTGCCACGCTGACCGTGGCGAATACAGTGGCGCAGAGCAAGCAGTACGACGGCAACACCAACGCCCAGTTGACCGGGGCCACCCTGCAAGGTGTATTGGGATCGGACAACGTCGTCCTCGGCGCCGACACAGTGGGTCAGTTCAACGACAAAAACGTGGGCACCGGCAAGCCGGTCACCACCAGCATGACGACCTCGGGCACCGATGCAGGCAACTATCTGCTGGTGCAGCCGGCCGGCCTCACCGCGAGCATTACGACGCTGCCGATCATCGTGGTCAGCGCGACCGGCAGCAACAAGGTCTACGACGCAACGACGACCGCCACGGTCGCACTGACAAGCGCCAACGTCGTGCCCGGCGACAACGTGACGTTCAGCGACAGCGCCGCGAATTTCGCCACGAAAAATGTCGGTACCAACATCGGCATTACGGTGTCGGGCATCAGCGTGAGCGGTGCCGATGCAGGCAATTACGCGCTGCAGACCACCTCCGCGACCACCAGCGCCAACATCACGCCCTTCGTGCTGAACCTGCAGGGTGCGCGTGTTTATGATTCGACGACCAGCGCAAACGCCGCGCTATTCGGCAGTAACGGCGTGCTCACCGGCACCGGCGGCGAAACGCTGACGCTGTCCGGCGCCGGCACGCTGGCCAGCAAGAACGTGAACGCGGCGCAGCCGTTTGCCACGAACGGTCTTGGCGGCTTCACGCTCACCGGCAATAGCGGCGCGCTGTCCAGCAACTACACGTTCGCGGGCGGCACCGACTGGGTCAACATCACGCCTGCGACGCTCGGCGTGACCGGCACAACGGTCAACCCGAAGGTCTACGACAGCACGACGGCGGCCACACTCAGCGGCGCCAGCCTCACCGGACTCTTCGCGGGCGACGCCGTGACGCTCGGCAACGACACCACCGGCACGTTCGCCGACAAGAACGTGGGCAACGGCAAGGCCGTCACGCCGTCGACGATGACCATCAGCGGCAACGACGCCGGCAACTATGTGCTGACGCAACCGGCAGGCCTCACCGGCAACATCACGCCGCTCGGCATCACCGTGAACGCAACGGCCCAGAACAAAACCTACGACGGCACCACCGCCGCCACCACGAGCGTCGCGAGCAACGGCGTGCTGCCTGGCGACACCGTCAACTTCAGCTTCACGCCCGGCAACGCGAACTTCGCCACGCCGAACGCGGGCAACGGCATCCTGGTCACCGTCAACGGCATTGCAGCGAGCGGCGCCGACGTGGGCAATTACACGTATAACGCCACCGCGACGACCACCGCAAACATCCTGCCCTTCGTGCTGAATCTCACCGCCACGCGCACTTACGACAGCACGGCGAGCGCCAGCGCCAGCCTGTTCGGCAACAACGGGGTGCTCACCGGGACGAATGGTGAAACGCTGACGCTCTCCGGCACCGGCACGCTCATCACGAAGAACGTGGGCTCGCAGATACCGTTCACCGCCACCGGCCTCAACGGCTCGCTCACGGGCAACGGCGGCGCCTTGCCCGGCAACTACACGTTCGCGGGCGGCACCGACTGGGTGACGATCATCCCGCTTGCGATCACAGTCAACGCGAGCGCCGAGAACCGCTATTACAACGGCTTGACCAGCGCCACGGCGGCGATCATTGCCACCGGCGTGCTGCCAGGCGACACCGTGAATTTCGCCTTTACCGGCGCGAACTTCGCCACGCCGAATGCGGGCAACGGCATTCCCGTCACTGTGAACGGCATTTCGGCGACCGGCGCGGCCGCCACGAATTACACGTACAACACCACCGCGACGACGTCAGCAAACATCCTGCCGTACGTGCTGGGTCTGCAGGGAACGCGTGTCTATGACGGCACCACGGGTGCCAACGCCGCGCTGTTCGGCAACAACGGCGTGCTGACCGGCGCGGATGGAGAAACGCTGACGCTATCGGGCAGCGGCACGCTCGCGGGCAAGAACGTGAACAGCCAGCAGGCGTTCGCGGCGAACGGCATCGCGGGCTTTACGCTCAGCGGCAACAACGGCGCACTGGCGAGCAACTACACGCTCGGCAACGGCATCGGCGACTGGGTCAGCATCACGCCGAAGCCGATCTCGATCACCGCCATCGGCGACAACAAGATTTATGACGGCACGACGGCAGCACAGCTCGCGAGTTTCAACGTGACAGGCCTTATCGCTGGCGACAACGTATCGGTCGGCTACACGGGTGCGAACTTCATCACGCGCAATGTCGGCACGAATATTCCGATCACGGTCGGCCTTTACGGCGACGGGACGGACATCGCCAACTACACGTTCGGCAGCACGGTGGTGGTCACGAGCGCGAACATTACCCCGCGCGCATTGACGATCACGGCCGGTGCGCAGAACAAGACTTACGACGCCACCACGACCGCGCTGCTCAGCGGACTGACCGTGAACGGCCTCGTGGCGGGCGACAGCGCCACCTTTACGGCCGGCAGCGCAAACTTCGCCACGCCCAACGTGGGCAACAACATCAGCGTGAGCGTGGCGGGGATAGCGGGCACCGGCAGCGACCTCGGCAACTACACCTACAACAATACGGCCACGACCTCCGCCGACATCCTCCCGGCCGTGCTGAACCTGACGGGCAGCCGTGTCTACGACGGCACGAATCAGGCAGGCGCCAGCCTCTTTGGCAACGGCGGCCAGCTCGCGGGTGTCGCTGGCCAGACACTGACGCTGACCGGCAGCGGCACCGTATCGAGCCGCAACGTCGGGCAACAGCAGCCGTTCTCGGCGGGCGGCCTCTCGGGCTATACGTTGACCGGCAACGGCTCCACGCTCGCCAGCAATTACACGCTGGCTGGCGGCGTCGACTGGGTCAGCATCACGCCGCTGGCGGTCACCGTGACCGCGACAGGTGCGAACAAAATCTATGACAGCACGCGCACGGCGACAGTCAGTCTGGCCAGCAGCGGAATTCTGAGCGGTGATAGCGTGAGTTTTAGCGCGCAGTCGTCCAACTTCGTCACGCCCAATGCAGGCAACAACATTCCCGTTCTGGTGACGGGAATCGCGGGCAGCGGCGCGGATGTGGGCAACTACACGTTCAACAGCGTGGCAACCACCTCGGCCGCCATTACGCCGTTCGTCGTCAACCTCACCGGCAGCCGCGTGTACGACGCGGGCACCAGTGCGACGGCGAGCCTGTTCGGCACGCAAGGCACGCTGGAAGGCGTGAACGGCGAAACCCTGACGCTGTCCGGCACTGGGACGCTGTCCACGAAAAACGTCGGCAACCAGGTTGCGTTCGCGTCCGGCGGCCTCGGCGGGTACGCGCTCACCGGCAATGGCGCGGCGCTCGCGAGCAACTACACGCTGCTGGGCGGCGTTGACTGGGTCAGCATTACGCCCGCGACACTCACCGTATTGGGAACCCGGACAACCAACCGGACCTACGACGGCACCGTCCTCGACGCGCTTTCCGGCGACCGACTTTCCGGCGTGCTGGGCAGCGACGGCGTGGCGCTCGGTAACGATAGCGTGGGCTATTTCAAGGACCCCAGCCCCGGCATCAACAAGCCGGTCGGCACGGCAATGACGATCAACGGTCCCGACGCTGGCAATTACGTCCTCGTGCAGCCTTCGGGCCTGAGCGCCGACATCGTGACGCCGGTCGCGCCGGTACCTTCAGGAGCGCTCGCGAATGTACTGGCGCCGCTCGGGGCAAACGGCGTGGATACGCCCTACGGCACTGCCTCTGATTCCGCGCGGGGCCATTACTCCGGCAATCAGATGGAGTCGGATCAGTCCAACCAGCGCAACGTGTCACGGTCCGACTTTCAACCGGGCCTGGCGCTGACGGTGCTCAACGGCGGGGTTCACCTGCCCGCACATTGA
- a CDS encoding ShlB/FhaC/HecB family hemolysin secretion/activation protein — MALATAALAAQAQVRATAPPNSGSGQLLQQVPQRPVQPPPSNLDLTIQPQNAAPADNTKTFPVRTIEITGNTELPTELLHQVVASSEGRDLTLSDLNALAERISDVYHQHGFPLATAYVPAQTIDNGIVRIDVAEARYGAVSMNNQSAVSNRVLNSTLAALQSGQPVSEFTLERTLLLLQDIPGAQVNSTLRPGDEVGTSDLLVGVTPAQRFTGDAGVDNFGDPYSGRVRGSANLNINGPFNQGDLLDFSALTSGHGMTYGRMDYRYLLNGQGTTLGATVSALDYHLGNDLSDLESHGSAFVGGVVLAQPLIRNTRGNLYGQVEYDFRRLNDNIDVIGLQNDRHTNSVTTTLAGDELDATGVINAHLAMTYGVLSANNLQTDIIDQLGADTAGHYVKLALSMSRLQQLARDDALYFGFSGQLASKNLDTSEQFYLGGPDSVRGYDVGVLSGSRGYFATLEYRHDMTFQQIPGIWQFSAFVDTGWVQLFKNTFVPGPNTGQLSSAGFGVQWNGPYKLLVTASVAFPFGRTPEILGTNANTSVHCWLQARKSF; from the coding sequence ATGGCTCTTGCCACGGCCGCGCTTGCCGCGCAAGCTCAGGTCCGCGCGACGGCACCCCCGAACAGCGGCAGCGGCCAGCTGCTTCAGCAGGTGCCGCAGCGCCCGGTTCAACCACCGCCCTCGAATCTCGATCTGACGATCCAGCCGCAGAACGCGGCCCCGGCGGACAACACGAAAACTTTCCCGGTCCGCACGATCGAGATCACCGGCAACACGGAACTGCCGACCGAACTGCTGCATCAGGTCGTGGCGTCGAGCGAAGGCCGCGACCTCACGCTGAGCGATCTGAACGCGCTGGCCGAGCGCATCAGCGACGTGTATCACCAGCATGGCTTTCCGCTCGCCACCGCCTACGTGCCCGCGCAGACGATCGACAACGGGATCGTGCGGATCGACGTTGCCGAGGCGCGTTATGGCGCGGTGTCGATGAACAATCAGAGCGCGGTATCGAACCGCGTACTGAACAGCACGCTCGCGGCTCTCCAGTCCGGGCAGCCCGTCAGCGAATTCACGCTCGAACGCACGTTGCTGCTGCTTCAGGACATCCCCGGGGCGCAGGTGAACTCGACGCTACGGCCAGGCGACGAGGTGGGCACCTCCGATCTGCTCGTCGGCGTGACGCCGGCGCAGCGTTTTACCGGCGACGCCGGGGTCGACAACTTCGGCGACCCATACAGCGGGCGCGTGCGCGGCAGCGCCAATCTCAACATCAACGGGCCGTTCAATCAGGGCGACCTGCTCGACTTCAGCGCGTTGACATCGGGCCACGGCATGACCTACGGACGCATGGACTATCGCTACCTGCTCAACGGTCAGGGCACGACGCTCGGTGCCACGGTGTCGGCGCTCGACTACCACCTGGGCAACGATCTGTCCGATCTCGAGTCGCACGGGTCGGCCTTCGTGGGCGGCGTGGTGCTCGCGCAGCCGCTGATCCGCAATACGCGCGGCAATCTGTATGGACAGGTCGAGTACGACTTCAGAAGACTCAACGACAACATCGACGTGATCGGGCTGCAGAACGACCGTCACACGAACAGCGTGACGACCACGCTGGCAGGCGATGAACTCGATGCAACCGGCGTGATCAACGCGCATCTGGCGATGACGTATGGCGTGCTCTCCGCGAATAATCTCCAGACCGACATCATCGATCAGCTCGGGGCGGACACAGCGGGCCATTACGTCAAGCTCGCATTGTCGATGTCGCGTCTGCAGCAACTCGCGCGCGACGACGCCCTCTACTTTGGCTTCTCAGGACAACTGGCGAGCAAGAACCTGGACACGTCGGAACAGTTCTACCTCGGCGGCCCGGATAGCGTGCGAGGCTACGACGTGGGTGTCCTGTCGGGTTCGCGCGGCTATTTCGCGACGCTTGAATACCGGCACGATATGACGTTTCAGCAGATCCCCGGTATCTGGCAGTTTTCCGCGTTCGTCGATACCGGCTGGGTGCAGCTGTTCAAGAACACGTTCGTGCCGGGGCCCAACACGGGTCAACTGAGCAGCGCGGGGTTCGGCGTGCAGTGGAACGGGCCTTACAAGCTACTCGTTACGGCCAGCGTCGCGTTTCCGTTCGGACGCACGCCGGAAATACTCGGCACGAATGCCAACACGTCCGTGCATTGCTGGTTGCAGGCGCGCAAGTCGTTCTAG